Proteins co-encoded in one Streptomyces sp. NBC_01283 genomic window:
- a CDS encoding substrate-binding domain-containing protein has protein sequence MPENTSRRGLLFGAAALSTGALITGCTSNEPKDEGSDTKDQPVADDKAGKQVTIGFAGPQADHGWLNAINDNAKERAKKYSDVTLESTEGSNDTAAQIGQVETLINKKVDVLVILPADGKALTQVGLKAMKAGIPVVNLDRVFASPQAYRCWVGGDNYGMGLSAGHYIGEKLKGKKNAKVIELAGLDNLELTKQRTKGFDDALKNYSNIEKVARQAADFTVESGQSKMSQLLQAQKNFDALWNHDDDQGVGALRAIKQAGRDDFLMVGGAGALSAMQAIESDDSVLKATVLYPPTMAASAIDLARALGQGKGVSGMAEFEIPAFITLYSAVVDKENVGKYMSTGFK, from the coding sequence ATGCCAGAGAACACGAGCCGCAGAGGACTGCTCTTCGGAGCCGCCGCCCTGTCGACCGGCGCCCTCATCACGGGCTGCACCAGCAATGAGCCCAAGGACGAGGGGTCGGACACCAAGGACCAGCCGGTCGCCGATGACAAGGCGGGCAAGCAGGTCACCATCGGCTTCGCGGGCCCGCAGGCCGACCACGGCTGGCTCAACGCGATCAACGACAACGCCAAGGAGCGGGCGAAGAAGTACTCGGACGTCACGCTGGAGTCCACCGAGGGCTCGAACGACACCGCCGCCCAGATCGGCCAGGTCGAGACGCTGATCAACAAGAAGGTCGACGTCCTGGTGATCCTGCCGGCCGACGGCAAGGCGCTCACCCAGGTCGGCCTGAAGGCCATGAAGGCGGGCATCCCCGTCGTCAACCTCGACCGCGTCTTCGCCTCCCCGCAGGCCTACCGCTGCTGGGTCGGCGGCGACAACTACGGCATGGGCCTCAGCGCCGGGCACTACATAGGCGAGAAGCTCAAGGGCAAGAAGAACGCCAAGGTCATCGAGCTCGCGGGGCTCGACAACCTGGAGCTCACCAAGCAGCGCACGAAGGGCTTCGACGACGCCCTCAAGAACTACTCCAACATCGAGAAGGTCGCCCGGCAGGCCGCCGACTTCACGGTCGAGTCCGGACAGTCGAAGATGTCCCAGCTCCTCCAGGCGCAGAAGAACTTCGACGCCCTGTGGAACCACGACGACGACCAGGGCGTGGGCGCCCTGCGCGCCATCAAGCAGGCGGGTCGTGACGACTTCCTGATGGTCGGCGGCGCGGGCGCGCTCTCCGCGATGCAGGCCATCGAGTCCGACGACAGCGTGCTCAAGGCCACGGTCCTCTACCCGCCGACGATGGCGGCGTCCGCGATCGACCTGGCGCGCGCGCTCGGCCAGGGCAAGGGCGTCAGCGGGATGGCCGAGTTCGAGATCCCGGCCTTCATCACCCTCTACTCGGCCGTGGTCGACAAGGAGAACGTAGGCAAGTACATGTCCACCGGCTTCAAGTGA
- a CDS encoding ABC transporter permease, whose product MTQPASPPRPAASKSEPADGSSPLRTLTAHADVRTLSLLGVLAVLVLIGGITQPDSFLDTDNVQLILTQASVIGVVTVGMTFVIISGGIDLSVGAIVALASVWATTVATQEYGFAGILFTAVIVGMACGLVNGVLIAYGRMVPFIATLAMLASGRGLALQITDGKTQMVTVDSVLKLGERDSYVLGIPPLVLVFAAVTVIGWLLLNRTTFGRRSVAVGGNAEAARLAGIDVRRQRLYLYLLSGLCCGIAAFLLIILSGSGQNTNGNLYELDAIAAAIIGGTLLSGGRGTITGSVLGVLIFMTIQNIFALNNLQSDVQQIAKGAIIVAAVLVQRRTASTP is encoded by the coding sequence ATGACGCAGCCCGCATCGCCGCCACGGCCCGCCGCATCGAAGAGTGAACCGGCGGACGGCTCAAGCCCGTTGCGGACGCTCACCGCGCATGCCGACGTGCGGACGCTGTCCCTGCTCGGCGTGCTCGCCGTCCTGGTCCTGATCGGCGGCATCACCCAGCCCGACTCGTTCCTCGACACCGACAACGTCCAGCTGATCCTCACCCAGGCGTCCGTCATCGGTGTCGTCACGGTCGGCATGACGTTCGTGATCATCTCCGGCGGCATCGACCTGTCGGTCGGCGCGATCGTCGCCCTCGCCTCCGTCTGGGCCACGACCGTCGCCACCCAGGAGTACGGCTTCGCGGGCATCCTCTTCACCGCGGTGATCGTCGGCATGGCCTGCGGCCTCGTCAACGGAGTGCTCATCGCCTACGGCAGGATGGTGCCGTTCATCGCGACGCTCGCGATGCTGGCGTCGGGCCGCGGCCTAGCCCTGCAGATCACCGACGGCAAAACCCAGATGGTCACCGTCGACAGCGTGCTGAAGCTCGGCGAGCGCGACTCCTACGTCCTCGGCATACCGCCGCTCGTGCTGGTCTTCGCGGCCGTCACCGTCATCGGCTGGCTGCTTTTGAACCGCACCACCTTCGGGCGCCGCTCGGTCGCCGTCGGCGGCAACGCGGAAGCGGCGCGCCTCGCCGGCATCGACGTACGCAGGCAGCGCCTCTATCTCTACCTGCTCTCCGGGCTCTGCTGCGGCATCGCGGCCTTCCTGCTGATCATTCTCTCCGGGTCGGGCCAGAACACGAACGGCAACCTCTACGAGCTCGACGCCATCGCCGCCGCGATCATCGGCGGCACCCTGCTCAGCGGCGGCCGGGGCACCATCACCGGCTCCGTGCTCGGCGTACTGATCTTCATGACGATCCAGAACATCTTCGCCCTGAACAACCTCCAGAGCGACGTCCAGCAGATTGCCAAGGGGGCGATCATCGTCGCCGCGGTGCTGGTCCAGCGACGTACGGCCTCAACTCCCTGA
- a CDS encoding Gfo/Idh/MocA family oxidoreductase, with amino-acid sequence MRETEHEAGTGKRPLGVGMVGYAFMGAAHSQGWRTVGRVFDLPVRPVLSAVCGRDGAAARAAADRLGWAAAETDWRALLARDDVDLIDICTPGDSHAEIAIAALDAGKHVLCEKPLANTVEEAEAMADAAERARARGQVAMVGFNYRRVPALALARQMVADGRLGTLRHVRLTYLQDWLVDPGFPLTWRLRKDRAGSGALGDLGAHIVDLAQYLVGEPVAGVSALTETFVRERPLLDGASSGLTAAGGTALGQVTVDDAAVFTGRFPSGALASFEATRFAAGRKNALKVELNGSEGSLAFDLERLNELSFHDHTEPAESSGFRRILVTEPGHPYLEAWWPPGHGLGYEHTFVHQARDLLHAIATGEQPEPSFAAGLSVQRVLAAVEESAAKNSVYTLIASTPVTV; translated from the coding sequence ATGCGTGAGACGGAACACGAGGCTGGGACAGGGAAGCGGCCGCTGGGGGTGGGCATGGTCGGATACGCCTTCATGGGCGCCGCCCACTCCCAGGGCTGGCGCACCGTGGGGCGCGTCTTCGACCTGCCGGTACGGCCGGTCCTCTCGGCGGTCTGCGGACGCGACGGCGCCGCCGCGCGCGCCGCGGCGGACCGGCTCGGCTGGGCCGCCGCCGAGACCGACTGGCGCGCCCTCCTGGCCCGTGACGACGTCGACCTCATCGACATCTGCACCCCCGGCGACAGCCATGCGGAGATCGCGATCGCCGCGCTCGACGCGGGCAAGCACGTGCTGTGCGAGAAGCCGCTCGCCAACACGGTCGAGGAGGCCGAGGCGATGGCCGACGCCGCCGAGCGGGCCCGCGCGCGGGGGCAGGTGGCGATGGTCGGCTTCAATTACCGCCGTGTTCCGGCTCTCGCGCTCGCCCGGCAGATGGTCGCCGACGGCCGGCTCGGCACGCTGCGGCACGTCCGGCTCACGTACCTCCAGGACTGGCTGGTCGACCCCGGATTCCCGCTGACGTGGCGGCTGCGCAAGGACCGCGCGGGTTCGGGGGCGCTCGGCGACCTGGGCGCGCACATCGTGGACCTCGCGCAGTACCTGGTGGGGGAGCCGGTGGCGGGCGTCTCGGCCCTGACGGAGACGTTCGTACGGGAGCGGCCGCTGCTCGACGGCGCGTCGAGCGGGCTCACCGCGGCGGGCGGCACCGCGCTCGGCCAGGTCACCGTGGACGACGCGGCGGTCTTCACCGGACGCTTCCCGTCGGGCGCCCTCGCCTCCTTCGAGGCGACGCGCTTCGCGGCGGGCCGCAAGAACGCACTGAAGGTCGAACTCAACGGCTCGGAGGGCTCGTTGGCCTTCGACCTGGAGCGTCTGAACGAGCTCTCCTTCCACGATCACACGGAGCCCGCCGAGTCCTCGGGCTTCCGGCGCATCCTGGTGACCGAGCCCGGCCATCCGTATCTGGAGGCCTGGTGGCCGCCGGGGCACGGACTCGGGTACGAGCACACGTTCGTGCACCAGGCCCGCGACCTGCTGCACGCCATCGCCACGGGGGAGCAGCCCGAACCGTCCTTCGCCGCGGGCCTCTCGGTGCAGCGCGTGCTCGCCGCGGTGGAGGAGAGCGCGGCGAAGAACTCGGTCTACACCCTCATAGCTTCCACCCCCGTCACGGTCTGA
- a CDS encoding ThuA domain-containing protein → MRASARITLATATAALLIGCVSGPAASEPESKQAGEKVLVFSKTAGFRHDSIPEGIAAIKELGAANGFTVDATEDAKAFTAKNLARYDAVIWLSTTGDVLDGKQQAAFEGYIKKGGGYVGVHAAADTEYDWPFYGGLAGAYFQSHPAIQPAKVRVEDHGHPSTAHLPGVWDRTDEWYNYRSNPRDRAHVLASLDESSYTGGSMSGDHPIAWCQDYQGGRSFYTGSGHTKESFADPAYRTHLLGGIRWATGAVQADCRPEKGYTPLFDGTAKSLEAWKQAGPGSFELNEGDGTLKTVGGMGMLWYGAKELGSYSLKLDWRMDGDDNSGIFVGFPASDDPWSAVNNGYEIQIDATDVPEKTTGSVYGFKSADLKKRDKALNGPGEWNTYELRVEGERLRIYLNGVKINDFTNTDPARSLKDGHIGIQNHGADDQVSFRDIRVKDLPADAATGVGR, encoded by the coding sequence ATGCGGGCATCCGCACGCATCACCCTTGCCACCGCGACGGCCGCCCTGCTCATCGGCTGCGTATCGGGCCCCGCGGCCTCCGAACCGGAGAGCAAGCAGGCGGGTGAGAAGGTCCTGGTCTTCTCCAAGACCGCGGGCTTCAGGCACGACTCCATCCCCGAAGGCATCGCGGCCATCAAGGAACTCGGCGCGGCCAACGGATTCACGGTCGACGCCACCGAGGACGCCAAAGCCTTCACGGCCAAGAACCTCGCGCGGTACGACGCCGTGATCTGGCTCTCCACCACCGGTGACGTCCTCGACGGCAAACAGCAGGCCGCCTTCGAGGGCTACATCAAGAAGGGCGGCGGGTACGTGGGCGTGCACGCCGCCGCCGACACCGAGTACGACTGGCCCTTCTACGGCGGGCTCGCGGGCGCGTACTTCCAGTCGCACCCCGCGATCCAGCCCGCGAAGGTGCGGGTCGAGGACCACGGGCACCCGTCCACCGCGCATCTGCCGGGGGTCTGGGACCGGACCGACGAGTGGTACAACTACCGCTCCAACCCCCGGGACCGCGCCCACGTCCTCGCCTCGCTCGACGAGTCGTCCTACACCGGCGGCTCGATGTCGGGCGACCATCCCATCGCCTGGTGCCAGGACTACCAGGGGGGCCGCTCCTTCTACACGGGCAGCGGTCACACCAAGGAGTCGTTCGCCGATCCCGCGTACCGCACGCATCTGCTCGGCGGGATCCGCTGGGCGACAGGTGCGGTGCAGGCCGACTGCCGTCCTGAGAAGGGCTACACACCGCTCTTCGACGGTACGGCGAAGTCCCTGGAGGCCTGGAAGCAGGCGGGCCCCGGCTCCTTCGAACTCAACGAGGGCGACGGGACCCTGAAGACCGTCGGCGGCATGGGCATGCTCTGGTACGGGGCGAAGGAGCTCGGCTCCTACTCCCTCAAGCTGGACTGGCGCATGGACGGCGACGACAACTCGGGGATCTTTGTGGGCTTCCCGGCCTCCGACGACCCCTGGTCGGCCGTGAACAACGGCTATGAGATCCAGATCGACGCCACCGACGTCCCGGAGAAGACCACGGGCTCCGTCTACGGCTTCAAGTCCGCCGACCTGAAGAAGCGCGACAAGGCGCTGAACGGGCCGGGGGAGTGGAACACGTACGAGCTCCGGGTCGAGGGCGAACGCCTTCGGATCTATCTCAACGGAGTGAAGATCAACGACTTCACCAACACGGATCCGGCGAGGAGCCTCAAGGACGGTCACATCGGCATCCAGAACCACGGTGCCGACGACCAGGTCTCCTTCCGCGACATCCGGGTGAAGGACCTGCCGGCCGACGCCGCCACCGGCGTGGGCCGCTAG
- a CDS encoding PQQ-dependent sugar dehydrogenase: MHRKRLRVLKTRRLRKTRGLRKTLALFTGTLLAGATLSLTAPTANAADPEAVRAARAQADKAATGKAAAAEDFQQVTLAKGETETGEPMTLAVLPDRSVLHTSRDGTLRLTDAAGNTKIAGKIPVYSHDEEGLQGVGLDPKFSENRAIYLYYAPPLDTPAGDAPETGTAEDFKKFDGVNRLSRFVLKTDGTLDNASEKKVLDVPASRGICCHVGGDIDFDKNGNLYLSTGDDSNPFASDGFSPLDERADRNPAFDARRSAGNSNDLRGKILRIKVADDGSYTVPEGNLFAPGTDKTRPEIYAMGFRNPFRMSVDKPTGTVYVGDYGPDAGAADPKRGPAGQVEFARVTKPGNFGWPYCTGKNDAYIDYDFATQTSGAAFDCAAPKNDSVRNTGLTDLPAAQEAWIPYDGGSVPEFGSGSESPMAGPVYRYDAANTSPVKFPEAYDGDFFAGEFGRRWIKRIEQGADGTVSKINPFPWTGTQIMDMEFGPDGALYVLDYGTAWFGGDENSGLFRIENATDGHSPVAEASASVTSGQAPLKTKFTAKATDADGGTLTYAWDFGDGGKSTQQNPSYTYKKNGVYTATVTVKDSTGRTGSASAHITVGNTAPKVTLELPGDGQMFTFGDKVPFKVTVTDKEDGPIDCTKVKVTHILGHDSHGHPVTSANGCEGTIQTSADGEHDPNANIFGVFDAEYTDKGANGQPALTTHDQNVVQPKHRQGEHYNDSKGVSVVNHTPAHGGKTVGDINNGDWVSFKPYILGNATKLTARVASAGAGGTLEVRSGSATGRLLGKAKVAPTGGWETYADVSTTITKAPTKTTTLFLVFKGTGTGALYDVDDFTFTTS; this comes from the coding sequence GTGCACAGGAAACGCCTCAGAGTCCTCAAGACCCGCAGACTCCGTAAGACCCGCGGACTCCGCAAGACCCTCGCGCTCTTCACCGGCACCCTGCTGGCCGGCGCCACCCTCAGCCTCACCGCCCCCACCGCGAACGCCGCCGACCCGGAGGCCGTCCGCGCCGCCCGGGCCCAGGCGGACAAGGCGGCCACCGGCAAGGCCGCCGCGGCCGAGGACTTCCAGCAAGTCACCCTCGCCAAGGGCGAGACCGAGACGGGCGAGCCCATGACACTCGCCGTCCTGCCCGACCGCTCCGTCCTGCACACCTCACGCGACGGCACGCTCCGCCTGACGGACGCGGCGGGCAACACCAAGATCGCGGGCAAGATACCGGTCTACTCGCACGACGAAGAGGGACTCCAAGGCGTCGGCCTCGACCCGAAGTTCAGCGAGAACCGCGCGATCTACCTCTACTACGCGCCCCCGCTCGACACCCCGGCGGGCGACGCCCCGGAGACCGGCACGGCCGAGGACTTCAAGAAGTTCGACGGCGTCAACCGCCTCTCCCGCTTCGTCCTGAAGACCGACGGGACCCTGGACAACGCCAGCGAGAAGAAGGTCCTCGACGTCCCCGCGAGCCGCGGCATCTGCTGCCACGTCGGCGGCGACATCGACTTCGACAAGAACGGCAACCTCTACCTCTCGACGGGCGACGACTCCAACCCCTTCGCCTCCGACGGCTTCTCGCCGCTGGACGAGCGCGCGGACCGCAACCCCGCCTTCGACGCCCGCCGCAGCGCCGGCAACAGCAACGACCTGCGCGGCAAGATCCTGCGCATCAAGGTCGCCGACGACGGCTCGTACACCGTCCCGGAGGGCAACCTCTTCGCCCCGGGCACGGACAAGACCCGCCCCGAGATCTACGCGATGGGCTTCCGCAACCCCTTCCGCATGAGCGTCGACAAGCCCACCGGCACGGTGTACGTCGGTGACTACGGCCCCGACGCGGGTGCCGCCGACCCCAAGCGCGGCCCCGCGGGCCAGGTCGAGTTCGCCCGCGTGACCAAGCCGGGCAACTTCGGCTGGCCGTACTGCACCGGCAAGAACGACGCGTACATCGACTACGACTTCGCCACGCAGACCTCGGGCGCCGCCTTCGACTGCGCCGCACCGAAGAACGACTCCGTGCGCAACACCGGCCTCACCGATCTGCCGGCCGCGCAGGAAGCCTGGATCCCCTACGACGGCGGCTCCGTCCCCGAGTTCGGCTCCGGCTCCGAGTCCCCCATGGCAGGACCCGTCTACCGCTACGACGCGGCGAACACCTCCCCGGTGAAGTTCCCGGAGGCGTACGACGGCGACTTCTTCGCCGGTGAGTTCGGACGGCGCTGGATCAAGCGCATCGAGCAGGGCGCGGACGGCACGGTCTCGAAGATCAACCCGTTCCCCTGGACGGGCACGCAGATCATGGACATGGAGTTCGGCCCCGACGGCGCGCTGTACGTCCTCGACTACGGCACGGCCTGGTTCGGCGGAGACGAGAACTCCGGTCTCTTCCGCATCGAGAACGCCACGGACGGCCACTCACCGGTCGCCGAGGCGAGCGCCTCCGTGACCAGCGGCCAGGCCCCGCTCAAGACCAAGTTCACCGCGAAGGCCACCGACGCCGACGGCGGCACGCTGACCTACGCGTGGGACTTCGGCGACGGCGGCAAGTCGACCCAGCAGAACCCCTCGTACACGTACAAGAAGAACGGCGTCTACACCGCGACCGTGACCGTCAAGGACTCCACCGGGCGCACCGGTTCGGCCAGCGCGCACATCACCGTCGGCAACACCGCGCCCAAGGTGACCCTGGAACTCCCCGGTGACGGACAGATGTTCACCTTCGGCGACAAGGTGCCCTTCAAGGTGACGGTGACCGACAAGGAAGACGGCCCGATCGACTGCACCAAGGTCAAGGTCACCCACATCCTCGGCCATGACAGCCACGGCCACCCGGTCACCTCGGCCAACGGCTGCGAAGGCACCATCCAGACGTCGGCGGACGGCGAGCACGACCCGAACGCCAACATCTTCGGGGTCTTCGACGCCGAGTACACCGACAAGGGTGCCAACGGCCAGCCCGCGCTGACCACCCACGACCAGAACGTCGTCCAGCCCAAGCACCGCCAGGGCGAGCACTACAACGACTCCAAGGGCGTCTCCGTGGTGAACCACACCCCGGCGCACGGCGGAAAGACGGTCGGCGACATCAACAACGGCGACTGGGTCTCCTTCAAGCCCTACATCCTCGGCAACGCCACCAAGCTGACCGCGCGCGTCGCGTCGGCCGGCGCGGGTGGCACGCTCGAGGTCCGCAGCGGGTCGGCCACCGGCAGGCTCCTGGGCAAGGCCAAGGTCGCACCCACCGGCGGGTGGGAGACGTACGCCGACGTGAGCACCACCATCACCAAGGCACCCACGAAGACGACGACGCTCTTCCTGGTCTTCAAGGGCACGGGCACCGGAGCCCTGTACGACGTCGACGACTTCACCTTCACCACGAGCTGA
- a CDS encoding sugar phosphate isomerase/epimerase family protein produces MPRDFTLFTGQWADLPLEEVCRLARDFGYDGLELACWGDHFEVDKALSDRSYLESRRQLLDKYGLKCWAISNHLVGQAVCDAIIDERHQAILPARIWGDGEAEGVRQRAAREIEDTARAAAAFGVDTVVGFTGSAIWHLVAMFPPAPESMIERGYDDFAERWNPILDVFDVQGVRFAHEVHPSEIAYDYWTTKRALEAVDHRAAFGLNFDPSHFVWQDLDPVGFLYDFRDRIYHVDCKEARRRLDGRNGRLGSHLPWGDPRRGWDFVSAGHGDVPWEDVFRMLRSIAYEGPVSVEWEDAGMDRLQGAPEALKHLKAFDFEPPTTSFDAAFGGN; encoded by the coding sequence ATGCCCCGCGACTTCACGCTCTTCACCGGCCAGTGGGCCGACCTGCCGTTGGAAGAGGTCTGCCGCCTCGCCCGCGACTTCGGCTACGACGGCCTCGAACTCGCCTGCTGGGGAGACCACTTCGAGGTCGACAAGGCGCTGAGTGACCGTTCCTACCTGGAGTCGCGCCGCCAGCTCCTCGACAAGTACGGCCTCAAGTGCTGGGCCATCTCCAACCACCTGGTCGGACAGGCCGTCTGCGACGCGATCATCGACGAGCGGCATCAGGCGATCCTGCCCGCCCGCATCTGGGGCGACGGGGAAGCGGAGGGCGTCCGGCAGCGGGCCGCCCGCGAGATCGAGGACACGGCACGCGCGGCGGCGGCCTTCGGCGTGGACACCGTGGTCGGATTCACGGGCTCGGCGATCTGGCATCTGGTGGCGATGTTCCCGCCCGCGCCGGAGTCGATGATCGAGCGCGGCTACGACGACTTCGCCGAGCGCTGGAACCCGATCCTCGACGTCTTCGACGTCCAGGGTGTGCGCTTCGCCCATGAGGTGCATCCCTCGGAGATCGCCTACGACTACTGGACGACGAAGCGCGCCCTGGAGGCGGTCGACCACCGCGCGGCCTTCGGCCTGAACTTCGACCCCTCGCACTTCGTGTGGCAGGACCTGGACCCGGTCGGCTTCCTCTACGACTTCCGGGACCGCATCTACCACGTCGACTGCAAGGAGGCGCGGCGCCGCCTGGACGGCCGCAACGGCCGCCTGGGATCACACCTCCCGTGGGGCGATCCGCGGCGCGGCTGGGACTTCGTGTCGGCGGGCCACGGTGACGTCCCCTGGGAGGACGTGTTCCGGATGCTGCGCTCGATCGCGTACGAGGGTCCGGTCTCCGTGGAGTGGGAGGACGCGGGGATGGACCGCCTCCAGGGGGCGCCGGAGGCGCTCAAGCACCTGAAGGCGTTCGACTTCGAGCCGCCGACGACGTCCTTCGACGCGGCGTTCGGCGGGAACTGA